acattccgaaccgatgctagctttactttaaatagtttgttcaatgacgattcaaaagtgcttgtaaaggcctacttgaataaagtgtattttgatttaatttgatttgctCTCCTGAGAGAAAGTGGTCCCGTATTATGATATATTGACGTTTTCATCATCACGATCCTCTCGACGACGAAGCCTAACTAACCTGCCATGGTTAAGCGTCCTTCAACAAATACTTATATGAATATATCTCATTCctgtgtttaaatttaatttaaactgtgGTTAAAATTTAAAGGAGTAGATGTTCTACGTTGCTATTTAGCAGCGAGTTACAACAACGTATTGAATTCATAACTAAGGTGGAACCTGCTGACGGTTCCTACCAGGACACAAATCCTACCATTAGTAATACACCGCCGTCCTGTATCTCACTGTGACTTACTTTCCATAACTGATTAAATTTGTCGAATACAAATGTAAGGTCATAGGTCAGAAAGAGTAATTACCTGAGCCAGGGTACACGAGTGGAGCAGCTCCGCTTGGGCGTGGAGCTCAGCGCGGTGCATCAGCGCGGTGGGCGCGGTGAGCCAGCCGGCCCGCAGCCCCGAACTGATCACCTTCGACACGGAGTCCAGACGGATCACTCGGCCGCAAACGTCCAGGGATAAAAACGACGGGGTCGGGACCTGGAGACAATGcgatttatataactttaataaattatattgataaggaAATGTTATCTtacattttctaattattattaaagctcaTGTGAACAAACAATTTAGATTTAGATAAAGCCATTATTTTATCCAAGATTACGTGTATACTAACTGCTATTACGAGCAGAATACAAAACGTGGAGttggtttttgtttatattttatgttgtggATAGttaataaacatgtattttattaaaaattaaaaacggtGAGacgaaatgtaattttatcggGTTCTTGAGGTAGAATCCTCGCAGGTTCCTTATCGACTGTTCACTGAACTTTACAAAATTTGGCCTTTTTTCGtactatgaatatttttgaccCTAATGGCATGGCCAACATAaggagaaaataatttaagcccGAAATATAAACAGGTGATATTGATATTAGCATGTTGACATAGTACATACAATAAAGCCTGCGCGACACTTTAATCACCAACAATGTACTCAACTGCGTTTATTGAACTTTTATTAGTagtgttgtcttagattttcgcgattattacacattgaaataaaactagtttttaacggatttaatcgcgtatattatttatttgggatatatttgggatgttaaaataattaatatacgcgattaaatccgttaaaaactagttttattttattagtagatTAAGAGACAAAAATTGTgcgtttaaattaaagtattaaagtaaattaaagtaaataatgccGGTTGTTGTTAAAACATACATTGTACATGTGACAATAAATCATGAatcattaatttacttataagttatttaacggattattattattggaacgcggaagaaatattttatctaagcgTATATATTGTTTGTCGTTTGTTGACATCTGCTTCCGCGGCCTTAATCATATTCATATCTGTATCTGTACTTACAGTTCCATAAACATTGATGTTGTAAGGTAACGTGTCCAACTGCGCATTAAATATCGTaacaaaaaatacgaaatacTCTGTATTATCTTcaaatcgataaaatatatttatttaaaccaaaCTCATCTGTTAGCGTTAACTCtttgtttatgatattataaggagaattagtgtgactttccgaacgtcatacgtcaagctgtcagacgtcttttaaattcattcaagaATTTACAAAGgtctttagaaaaaaaaaacgtaaaacaattaaaatcgaATCTTTAATCCTAAATACAATTTCAAGAGTAATCTTTTcgatgttacatttttttaagttggcAGATCATTTTAACAAGACACTCAAGATTATGAACAAACTGTAACTTtcgagatatttttaattcctaGAGAGTGtgtcacatttatatataaaatatttgttggcAATGCttgataaatatgaaaaagaggaaaatagattttataattataatatacactcAGAaaagcatatataatataaaaaaagtaatgcaaaataaatgttattagtttatatttttattttaaaagcaaaaaattaCTCCGCCCACtaactaattaataaagttaagacacacaaatatttaaatatcagattAAGAACGTTCACGTCATAAAAGGcacgtataaaattttatattcgataAGGAATCTCATTTACAATTATCATATCCGAAGCGATTACTGACTTAGATTCTTCATTGTATGGATTAAGATAAATCTAGAAAGCGTATTTTTGAAACAAATCCGttctagatataatattttaccgttcaattaatttcgtaataaataattttcaatatgtgTTATGACgttttaatttcttatcatatatattatttttgttattcaaaataCACTCAGCGTGAATGCAGCATAATTATTGTAGGATAAATTAGaagatttacttttatattaagtaattgaTTACGAATACAGAATGTTTACAACTGCTTGAAGCATCTGGCGGAATATTAGTTATAAGACAAATGATTcaaaatcattgtttttatttcgcaACAACAGCACGACTAACTACAACTAGTTCGTCGTGTTGttgttattactaaaatattaatatccgGGGATAAAACTTAGAACTTCGGGACCTGAGGTCTCATAACCTAGCCTGATtttttagggctttgtgcaagctcgtttgtgtaggtttttatttattttttatcgttgtagtggaataggcgtttgtcttccatctcacctgatggaaagtgtagatgaagacgaaggtggtacacgcccatccaaaagaaacctgttcactctactcttaaaggttccagagttcaactcatcaggaaaaatagaccaccaatactttatattctaccaccaaacagcaatacttagtattgttgcgtttcgGTTTGAAGTTTGAGCGTAAAAGGGCCGTAATGTCGTAGTTACCAAGATTTGTACAAATGTCAATGGGCAGCGTtgaccacttaacattaggTGGCCTATTTCCCACTCGACCTAactacattacataaaaaataccacAAGGCCAAAGATGTGGTGACACAACAAGAAATGTGAATAATCCATTGGCTTACCTTATTATAGTTAAGGAACATGTAAGGGTCGTCTTCCACTAACAAGAAGTCATATTTACAGGCAAGCTCGTATATCTGTCGTCGTCGCTCCCCGCTTATGACGGTGCCAGTGGGATTGTTGCCAGTTGGTATCAAGTACAATAGACGTGGCATCTTGAGACCACGCGCTAACCTCTCTTTGAGAACGGAGTCCAATGTTTCAGCTATTAAACCGTTCTCGTCTTCTGGTATTCCGATTATCTCCGGTTGATACGGCTTCaactataacaattattaaataagttgcatgttgtattattatttcgctttttttttaaataatcaattttactGTTTGGTGCAAATTGACATTAATTAGAAAACAAAGTGCTTCCAACCTACGAAAATTCAGCATTTTGGTTGATTGACATACTAATAACAGATTATACAACTTACAGCACTATGAATTCCAGTATATGTGAATTCGGTGGTGATGATGGGATCACCTGGGTCCACCAGCATCTCAACGCACTGATAGATTCCATGCTGAGCGCCGTTAGTGACTATCACGTCGCGGGACAGAGGAGGGGGGCGATGTAAGTCTTGCTGGAATTGCCTCAGCTCCTTCAGCAGGGATGGCAAGCTACAGGAAGAAGTTGTAAAATGAGATTCACATCCGTGATCCGTGATCCGGATCACGGATCACACCTGTGCAAATACAACTTAAAGTTGCCGATCTTCGTCTATTGGTGGTATTCTTATTCCGTCGGAGTATGAGAGTCAGAAAACAGAGAAAATTTCTTAGACATACCACTTTCTAAATAACttatgacttttttatatttgaaactaatATAATCATTAGTTTAATCTGTCTCTGTGTAGATAGCAAAGATATATCCTATACTTATGAATTGGATATATTGATATAGCTATTTAAACCTTTACCCTTGAGATGGGAGGTACTGCAGGGCGGTTGCCAGCTCCTTCTCTTCCAGCACCAAGGTGTCACCGCTCCTGGTGGACATTTCGAGACGCGTGAATGGGAAGATAGCTTCGTTGGGCATGCCTTCAGCTAGTGATATCATTTCCTTGCTCACATTATAAGAAAgggtcgctgtaagaaataaaaggtttaataaaagcgtgatatatataatatactcagGAAATATACCTATTGATTAAAAGCCGAAAAGATAACACACAAGGGGTGTGGAccatgttttaaatatgttgtaaaAACTTGAATttggttttctttatttttattttgtaatttaaatgataattgaaAAGAAAACACGACCCCAACCGGTCAATGAACTCATAACACGAGAGCTAGCTGCCTTGCCTAACGTGTTAAGGCTAAAATTGTAtttcatacttattatttagAATCAAGAGAAAATAAGCTTgatttgacattaatattttttagagtttCTTTCGCCTTTATTCTCAGGtccaaaaattttatttgtggaTCTAAAGGCTTTTAGCTAAactcttttatattgaattaaaaatttgactttgattttgtaagataataaaaacaatacaagtattttttatttacaacataataataaagttaatacgTAGtggagaaaaatattaatgtggcGGGacgctatattttaattaaggtaaacCAATCAATAACTatcgagtaaaataaataaaaacagagtttaaataataatataatagtaacgaCATATGAAAATAGTTTGCGCGTCGGCGGCGGCGACACGTGGTAGCGCTTGAGAGCGTACATTAGacgttttacaaacaaaatacccAGGTGATACTTTTAgctaattagtttttataataattatgaattgaaGCTAAAGTGcaatcaataataacaatagaGTAAATAATCTTTCAGATATATTAAGAAAGTGAATTTATAGTCAAAtgttttaggttaggttaggttatacTTCCATGTGTTACTGATATTACATCAACTATTATACACGAAAGCCTTGCACTTCAAACGCGAGTCAAGGTGACTGCTAGCTCTTAAACTCTTGGTGTATGAAATTTTGCATGAATGAGAGTGGGAGGGAGACGAGGTCACCCGATAACGGGTCAATTACTGAATGATAAAGTATTCCTAGAAATACaaattcatttgaatattactatattatgtaatattttatttatatatatatgttttccttataacttattataatgaTGTTCCGTGAATCAAACAACTACAATGTcggaattaaaattgttttgaatgtgaatgctataaaaaattgtataaacaaaaacaatgtttttaaataatcattcttCTTAAAATTCATACTTGAATATTAATCATGAGTTAGGAAGTAATAAAACCtctacaaataaacaatattatattattagaagctTGAATATCAGTAGCACAAACACAGACTCTGGAAATATTCCTTGTTGGCTGATGGGCGGGTCTCTACATGCCCGACGGAACAGTAGAGATTGTTACGTGCTAGCGCATCTATTCCTCCAACGATATGTTTATTATTCTGTTCAAATTGAAACTACTATTATATGCCAAAAATCAGCCACCAGTTCGAAAGAAATACCTCAGACTTGAGAAGAACTGACAGAAGATAAGTGTAAATGTTAGGTTCTCTAAACACACGTCacgatatttacatatataaaaaataatattaaaaaataagtagaattCTTCTTAATACTCGAAGCAAGTTTCAATAAAGTAAAAGTTCTTATcacaataaagaaatatatttataataacattaataccaCAATCACgttgtttcattataattatcagAAGAGGCTTTTTATCGCATACAATAACAGTTAcagtttttttaaagtaatttaatagctttaatactttaatataataataataaatattaatttattgctttacgtaataaaataaataaatatccttaGTGGAAAGGAAGAAAATCTTAAGCGTCACGTTTGGAAAATTAGgttaaaagtttttactttagCGTTTCTTAATTTTCATCGACGATAAATTTTATAGAGTATGTATACACGCcctaatgtttaattaatattaaatcaaactaTACTTTAGTTGGTAGGctcttatatcaaataaaaattccgTATTTTGATtatcactttaaaataatataaagtgcgcagaatattaagtattacttttGTAATCCGAACGGATCCGGAGATCAGACTCGACACCGTATATTTTGGACGTATAGAAGAAACCCTGCTAACCTTCTGACTCCGGAATGCTACTATAATAGAAAAATCGAAGACATTTTGTTTCGCGGGATCTGCTaacttatgaataaaaatatgattcttTCTTTCAAACTCTACAAAATCGAAACAAATACAAGTTCGACAACATTGCAGTTGACAACGTTTCGTACTGATTCCATAGGGTAGATCCTACTATATGAACTTTTTGCGCTCCTATGTTAAAATATTGCTACAGCAGTGCAATTATGAATACTAGCAGCAATTATGAACGAACAATGCAAAAATTAGATGTTTATTAGATTAATATCTAAAATCGTCCGTAAAGACGTTTTTTTTCGCTCATGTAAGCACCTGAAGCATATCATATTCGAATATTTCGCAAAGTGGACTGAACACGTGAAGGTCCAAGAACGagcgagcaccactgaattagaATACGCTTAATTTGGAAACGACGTAAGAAAACCTACATGGGTCGGACGAAAATCTTCATACACTTATGTAAAATACCACCCAACATTAAAATAGCATTATGTAATACCCAAAACTTTTCATTTACAGggtgtaacttttaaatatttatcatatgaaGCTATTCTATGGAGTACTTACTTATTTGTCTGGTCAACGCCGGCTCCCTCTTCATAGCCCTCTTGCTGATAAATCTGTTGTAATCTTTCTCGTCCAAGGTGCGATATTTCTCCTTTAACTCCAGCATGTGGCTCGGCTGGTCATCATAGAACTTAAATATATCGTCCGCGTTTGAGTATTGGCGACTTTTCAAAACTGAGTATAAAGGCCGCAGATCgagaatttttttaaacacttcAACATTCATCTTTGATAATTTTCCCGTCACtatcattgttataaaatgaataaaaccgtagtcttaataatatagatttccaatggaatataaaaaaaaagaaagtaaaaaataaatatattcggtAAAAATTAGTTTCCAAAACGTATTTCAGTTGGCCGTCCGTTCGTTATCAAACTGTAAGTCATAATGTCACAAATGTTCTAAAAACAgccaattgataaaatatacttttttaatacagttGTTTCGTGTTTGTTGCTAATTTAATGATAGCGcttgataattattgtttgttgaaCTCGTTTCGAACAATCgctaaatattatcttaatatatcaGGTGAGTAACACAGGTTATCAGAAGCTCATCTACGCTACTGCTGCCTCGGCCACCTCCGTCCCAACGTGGGAGGGGCGGAGTCACCATGCCGGTGCCTATGCGTAGGTGTGATGAGCTCGAAGGTGTATGGTGCGAATTGTGGTTTGAGTTGACACTATCACCGCTCAAAACCAGGCGCTTCTGTTGAGACCACACGGTGATACGTGGTAACTGTATGGTGTCTTGGTCTGGAGCGACGCTTCTGGCAAGCAATCCCCCCTGGAAATTCTAAGTGCATATTGTTCTCGGGATAATGTATCAGAGCTCTAGCACATTGCTCGAGATCTGATTTGAAGATGATAGGAGGACTTGGGTTCCCTGGGTCCTGGGTATCAGTAAACCTGGCAATAGTGGAGGCGATTCGCCCCCATTTGAGTCATTGAGTAGCGAGAAAAACTGGGACACTCTGATACAGGCTGAAGCAGGTAAGCACGAGTAAGCACTCGACACTGTTTTTGGAGCAAGTAGGGTAGTTGGAGGGTGATGGCTCCAACCTCTTAGAGGAGTCATTCCTTTCTTATTCAAAATTGTTTGTAGTTCAATATATTCAGCAAAATAATTCTTACCCACTTAAcaataaaagttgtttatttcatttttgaaaatatgacAAGAGTTGGAATTTGAATGACATTTGTAAATGGAgttataccattttttttaactatattaaacTACAAACCATTTTGCACATATTTGAAAACTTAATATCGAATTATTGCTAATATTTAGTGCTTTGAActgcaattattgttttttctacGTAATAATTGAAGCTACAAAAAAATACGTATCATTAGCATCGTTCAAATTCTGATGGAACCGCAACTGGATCATGGTGTTGTAGAAGAAACGGCTGACCGtgattacgtttcgattcgacCGCGATAAAGTATTGACTATTTGTTCCTAGAATTTGCGCCCAgtattcatcatcatcactaaCAGAaggaaataatagtttttaaacgTTTCAAAAAGAATTTGACCGTAAATTAATTGAGAATTTATGTTTCAAAAAGCACGGGATcaagaaatatgtttaaaataaataactaaataagtaAAGATTCTGTATTGACGTTAAACTTGAttgataacatataataaaaacttgcaGGTTACTcaccttaattaatttattaatatattatattatattaacgctAAAAGGcacacaatttaatttaatgttttatttttttgttggatAATTTAACCACAAAtagtttacattatatattcagATCTTTGTTACTAGAATAATAGATTCCCCGGTAACTTGCATAGATAACATACTCATAAACTGTATTCcacaaaagaaaattattatttatgaattaagttCAGAGTACTATGGACAACTAGAACCctttttactttcatttaaaaaattaagcaaatctCAAAAGATAATGTTTTTTCCTTTGgtaaatcaaaaaaatacaaatcgtaTTGAGAAGCTTAGAAGCAAAATTATGGCCAATATaacaacatgaaactctggtcaggaagCTATACCGGTATGGAATTAGAGATGATAGATAGACGTGCTCGACCTTTTGATCTTAACAAGAGAATTCAGATGTTTGACGTAAAAGAAAAATGGTCTCATGGGCTCTCGATTGATATGAAGGTACCTCAGGGATCAATTCTCGGATCTTTGTTATTCATCATTTAGtgtagtgcttaatttgtctatCAACAATGCTGTGTAATgctttaaataaacgaatttgatttaatttaaaaaaacaattcttagTGTTGTTGTGCTCCGATTTGAGTGAGTTCGAGTTGGCTGAGTGTAACGTCTAATCTAGGCGTTGTATCAAAATTTACTTCTTACTTCAGTTATTATCTCCTTGTGTATGACGAAATCGAGTGAAGGTcttttattcatacaataaacCTTATCTTTTTATACAATTCCGCGTTtaacgaattaataaaaataaattagattattttgccattagataattgtaatttaattattattatagataattgcATCATAAAAGTATACCCTCCATTGTCCAGTTAATTTACTGGGGTTACAGTTTACAGGAATTAGgggtttttttgtatatatgtatataatagttgGTGGTGAAAATGAAAAGACGCGTTACCGTAAAGtagaaacgattttattttattatatcaaatatcagACGATCATAATGGGATTACATAATCACTCTGTCaaattttatgttacatttGCAAGCTGTTCTCAGGCCATAATATTATAGGAATCTATAAAACTTTCATTAAGTGAGTATAAtgcttgtatatttaataaatacatttggaATTATGCAAACGAAGTTGCGGTCACactctaattataaaaaattacaaataaaacaagattAATATAGTTTTCTAGATAATTCACTTTAACAAGTAACAAAacgcattaaaatttaaatggctATGCAAATACGAACCTGTTATGTTTAACTGATTAATCGATTTATGTACTATTCTTcactttacataatttaaaagacTTAGAGTTCCGCGGCGAAGAGAACTCGCTTCCCGACGGCGATGCGATGACGCTGGAGCCTGGGAGTATTCTGATGGGGAATAAGaacaaattagttttttttaaattttatttttaataacataggTAGGCGAACGATCGCAAATGGGACACCAGGTGGTATATAGTTACCACCGCCTAAAGACATTggtgaagaaatattaaacattccttaatcACCAATGTCAATGGCATTGCCATTGACATTGGTGATTAAGGAATAATTACTTATTCACCCTTCAAtctgaaatacaacaatacttagtatttggcggtagaatatctgtcgAGTTGATGGTTACTCAGCTTGCACAATACCCTACTACTCAGTACAAAGGTAACTATTATTACTAAcaggaataaataaatgaatcttaTCTGAAGATTTCGAATTCAATCCCGGTCAAGCTGCATGCagcgctgaattttcatgtgcatggTGCCTCGTGCTCGGGTGACTTTGATAGCAAAAGACGTAACGGTCGCAAAAAAACAGCATTGCGATAATATCTATATTCATACAGAAACGAAGGCAGTTCTTTGGAAATCACAGCCAGAGACTTTTCATGTTAACTCTTTATGATTACGATGTTTGTACATCCATTGGCTGAGGTAGAGTACGCTTTCTCTATCGACGGTAAAATATTGAGCATCaaatttcgtattattattttaattaatcagacACGTGTAACCTCATGACCCGTGAACATTCTTCTGCAAGATCTTCAAAAGTCGGTAGCGGTTCTGGTTCGTAGTTTCTTAGCGCGAGGTACGGCGCGCCGGCGGTCACCGCTGATCGAAtctgtaaaattatgattttatcttACGTAGCTTTGTAgagttttaagtttatatttagtatacgaGAGACCTGCAAGACCTGGCGTCCTGATTTTGGCCACTTCGGTCAATCTCAAGGAGACTAATCAACTTCACAGGACTTCATTatttattccctcactctcataatctaaTAGGAGAGGTAAACCAACACGACCAGGAAGGAGTTCAcacgcaggaccaacggctctACTAGCTATTTGAAAGAAACGAGTaaacacacttccaacttttgGACTCGGAGCTACTATGGAAAATCGGGGTtacggatatatatatatatttagtttatggcatttgttggtgGACGAggatatgggccacctgatggtaagtggtcaccaccgcccatagacaaaggtggatcggatctgcggccttatatctagttACGACACTTTAGAGGCAGTCATGTTtttgctaattatttatttatttgttttttttttaggaaaagcATTAAATATGTCGAAAGATAAAGA
This portion of the Vanessa atalanta chromosome 22, ilVanAtal1.2, whole genome shotgun sequence genome encodes:
- the LOC125072809 gene encoding kynurenine/alpha-aminoadipate aminotransferase, mitochondrial — protein: MNVEVFKKILDLRPLYSVLKSRQYSNADDIFKFYDDQPSHMLELKEKYRTLDEKDYNRFISKRAMKREPALTRQITTLSYNVSKEMISLAEGMPNEAIFPFTRLEMSTRSGDTLVLEEKELATALQYLPSQGLPSLLKELRQFQQDLHRPPPLSRDVIVTNGAQHGIYQCVEMLVDPGDPIITTEFTYTGIHSALKPYQPEIIGIPEDENGLIAETLDSVLKERLARGLKMPRLLYLIPTGNNPTGTVISGERRRQIYELACKYDFLLVEDDPYMFLNYNKVPTPSFLSLDVCGRVIRLDSVSKVISSGLRAGWLTAPTALMHRAELHAQAELLHSCTLAQTILLHLFSNRSALASHLLSTRSFYELRRNALSAALRGIEGLADWSEPNAGLFHWVRVRGVEDVYNMVFHVAFQRGLILIPGQAFLYDTGATCQYIRLAFSKINVNNMETAIRYLADIIREEQKLVKQPKRLATER